In the Vulpes lagopus strain Blue_001 chromosome 16, ASM1834538v1, whole genome shotgun sequence genome, one interval contains:
- the LOC121476906 gene encoding LOW QUALITY PROTEIN: uncharacterized protein LOC121476906 (The sequence of the model RefSeq protein was modified relative to this genomic sequence to represent the inferred CDS: inserted 5 bases in 5 codons; substituted 2 bases at 2 genomic stop codons) produces MAPPPNAGPANSTALPLRAMGPPSETGKQLMLYWLFSTSDLYNWKTQNAKFPDNPRGLIGLLDTVLFTHQPTWDDCQQLLQVLFTTEERERTLVEARKSVLGEDRQSTQNPDLINAAFPLSRPTWDNNSAEGKERLRVYRQTLMAGLKAAAHKPPNLAKVYDVRQGKDESPAAFLERVIEAFRQYTPMDPEALETKAAIFMAFVNQAAPDIKKKLQRVERLGEKSLQDLVIVAERVCNNRESPEEQQTKLSDRQTRNLAKILLATTMDDPQERRRHLKKLASGAGKEDGPGPPWECPKLNKNQCAYCKEEGHWVKSCPNKRSKAPAKILEMXDLDDXGSQGLAPLPEPRVTLKVEGQPVKFLVDTGAQHSVLLQPQGKLANKTSWVQGAMGTKQYSRTTXRTVDLSTGRXSHSFMVIPECPYPLLGQDLLTKMGAQICFHLEGAKVLNKKEHPIQVLVLSLEDEYRLHQMPSVPMTDVDHWLREFPQVWAETWGIGLARHRPAIHIELKPGADPVRVRQYPVPLVARKGITPHIRRLLDSGILRPCQSAWNSPLLPVXKPHSNDYRPVHDMREVNRRVEDMHPTVPNPYTLLSTLLPDKTRYTVLDLKDAFFSLPLAPRSQDLFAFEWTDPEKAXNDQLTWTRLPQGFKNSPTIFNEALQEDLGEFHSEHPHLTLLQYVDDNLLAAKDQDTCLRGTRDLLQTIVALGFQASAKKAQMCRAEVSYLGYKLKDGQRWLMDARKETILRIPQLQTIRQVHGIRADLQDQPLSNADATWYTDQVQFCPRRTQICGGSRNHGVGSTGRADRTGQGADHGGSCCACQLTNASAHGSNPGTWLRGDCPGASWEVDFTEVKPGKYGYRYLLVFVDTFSGWTEAFPTKHEMAQIVTKKLLEDAIPRYGFPIRIGSESGPGFVSKVTHGVALVLGADWKLHCAYRPQSSGQVERMNRTLKETLTKLALETGRDWVTLLPFTLYRVRNPPCKMGLTPYEIMFSLPPPVIPNLKPEVLAEFDDHQLLFSLQMLSKXHEQVWPKLRALYETGPPPDPHQYRPGDWVYVQRYQYQTLQPRWKGPYLVILTTPTVLKVSGLLPGSTTHVQPADPHTVLTDFVTE; encoded by the exons ATGGCCCCACCTCCGAATGCGGGGCCAGCCAACTCCACCGCCCTTCCTCTCCGTGCCATGGGGCCCCCCAGTGAGACTGGCAAACAGCTAATGTTATATTGGCTGttctccaccagtgatttatataattggaaaacccaaaatgcaaagtTCCCTGATAATCCGAGAGGTCTAATCGGGCTTTTagatactgttctctttacccaccagcctacttgggacgactgccaacagctcttgcaggttctcttcaCCACCGAGGAGAGAGAACGAACTTTGGTGGAAGCCCGGAagtctgtcctgggagaggacagacagtCGACTCAAAACCCAGACCTCATAAATGCTGCCTTCCCTTTATCCCGCCCCACCTGGGACAACAACtcagctgaaggtaaggagagactccggGTCTACCGCCAGACTCTAATGGCAGGTCTCAAGGCTGCAGCACACAAGCCTCccaatctggccaaggtctatgatgtgaggcagggtaaggatgagagtccagcagccttcttagagagagtCATAGAGGCTTTTAGACAGTACACCCCTATGGATCCAGAAGCCCTGGAAACAAAGGCCGCAATTttcatggcttttgttaaccaggctgctccagatattaaaaagaaattacaaagagtagagagactgggagagaagagcttgcaggacttagtgaTAGTGGCAGAACGAGTCTgtaataatagagaaagtccggaagaacaacaaaccaaactaagtgaccggcAGACCCGAAatctggccaagatcctgctggccacaaccatggacgacccacaggaaagacggaggcacctcaagaagctggcttcaggggcaggtaaggaggatggccctggtccccctTGGGAGTGccctaagctgaacaaaaaccaatgcgCCTATTGCAAAGAGGAGGGCCATTGGGTGAAaagctgccctaacaaaagatctaaggcccctgccaagatcttggagatGTAGGACCTGGACGATTAGGGGAGTCAGGGTTTGGcacccctccccgagcccagggtaactcttaaagtggaggggcaacctgttaaattcctagtggacactggggcacaacattcggttttattacaaccccaagggaaattggcaaacaaaacttcatgggtgcaaggggccatGGGCACCAAACAATACTCACGGACTA AAAGAACTGTGGATCTCAGCACGGGCC tatcccactccttcatggtcatccctgagtgtccctacccgttgttaggtcaggatttgctcaccaagatgggggcacaaatttgctTCCACCTCGAAGGGGCAAAAGTCCTAAACAAGAAGGAGCACCcgattcaggtgcttgtcctgagtttagaagacgaATATCGTCTCCACCAAATGCCCTCAGTGCCAATGACTGACGTTGACCATTGGCTGCGGGAATTTCCCCAAGTGTGGGCAGAAACTTGGGGAATTGGGCTGGCCCGGCACCGACCAGCCATACACATAGAACTAAAGCCGggggcagaccctgtcagggtccGCCAATACCCCGTGCCTCTAGTAGCACGAAAGGGAATCACACCCCACATACGGCGACTACTGGACTCGGGCATATTAAGGCCCTGCCAATCGGCATGGAATAGTCCCTTGCTGCCGG CGAAACCACACTCTAATGATTACAGGCCAGTCCACGACATGAGGGAAGTCAACCGGCGAGTAGAAGATATGCACCCTACGGTCCCAAACCCAtacaccctcctctccaccctgcttCCAGACAAAACTCGGTATACAGTATTAGATTTAAAAGATGCCTTTTTCAGCCTGCCTTTAGCACCCAGGAGCCAAGACCTCTTCGCCTTTGAATGGACGGACCCTGAGAAAG TCAATGACCAGCTCACCTGGACTCGACTACCACAAGGATTCAAAAATTCACCGACCATCTTCAATGAGGCCTTACAGGAAGACTTGGGTGAGTTCCATTCGGAGCACCCACATTTAACTTTATTACAATATGTAGATGATAACCTGTTGGCGGCGAAGGACCAGGACACATGCCTGCGAGGCACCAGGGACTTGCTCCAGACCATAGTGGCTCTAGGATTCCAGGCCTCAGCTAAAAAAGCCCAGATGtgcagagcagaggtgagctACCTTGGGTACAAATTAAAGGATGGACAAAGATGGTTGATGGATGCACGGAAGGAAACCATCTTAAGGATCCCACAGCTGCAAACCATCCGCCAGGTGCACGGAATCagagctgatctccaggaccagccgCTGTCGAATGCGGACGCCACCTGGTACACAGACCAGGTGCAGTTTTGTCCAAGAAGGACTCAGATATGCGGGGGCAGCCGTAACCACGGAGTCGGCTCAACGGGCAGAGCTGATCGCACTGGCCAAGGCGCTGACCATGGGGGAAG CTGCTGTGCATGCCAATTAACAAATGCCTCTGCCCATGGATCTAACCCGGGCACCTGGCTCCGAGGGGACTGCCCAGGAGCCtcctgggaagtggacttcactgaggtgaaacctggaaaatacgggtataggtatttactagtgtttgtagatactttttcaggatggacagaggcatttcccaccaaacatgaaatgGCACAGAtcgtgaccaagaaactgctggaagacgcCATACCGAGGTATGGTTTTCCCATTAGAATTGGGTCAGAGAGCGGCCCAGGATTTGTCTCTAAGGTAACACACggagtggcactagtacttggggcagattggaaattgCATTGTGCTtataggccccagagctcaggacaggtagagaggatgaatagaacattaaaggagaccttaactaaattagccctggagactggcagggactgggtgactctcctccccttcaccctatatagggtgaggaaccCCCCAtgtaagatgggactgactccctacgaaATCATGTTCagtcttcctccacctgttatccccaatttaaaacctgaggtgcttgctgaatttgatgatcaccaacttcttttctccctccaaatgctCAGca cccatgagcaggtgtggcctaagctgagggccctctacgagactgggccacccccggacCCTCATCAATATCGCCCAGGTGACTGGGTATATGTGCAGAGATACCAATACCAGACACTTCAACCCcgctggaagggaccctacctcgtgatcctgaccactcccaccgtTCTCAAGGTGtcgggattactccctgggtccactacacacGTCCAGCCAGCTGACCCACACACCGTTCTCACGGACTTTGTTACAGAATAG